A region from the Nonlabens sp. YIK11 genome encodes:
- a CDS encoding pyridoxine 5'-phosphate synthase produces MAILSVNINKIATLRNSRGGNVPDLLQVAMDLERFGAQGITIHPRPDERHIKYQDARDLKKIVTTELNIEGNPIDSFVKLVDEVRPAQVTLVPDAPDAITSNAGWDTIKHADFLKDMVAHFKSNGIRTSIFVDPVEKMVEAAAQTGVDRIELYTEDYARQYSTDKEKAIAPYIKAAQVATQVGLGINAGHDLSLENLKYFSEQIVDLKEVSIGHALISESLYLGLENVVNMYKHRLA; encoded by the coding sequence ATGGCTATTTTAAGCGTAAATATTAATAAGATCGCAACCTTACGTAACTCAAGAGGTGGCAATGTTCCAGACCTACTTCAAGTAGCGATGGATCTTGAGAGGTTTGGTGCGCAAGGCATCACAATCCATCCACGACCAGACGAGCGTCACATCAAGTACCAGGATGCGCGAGATCTTAAAAAAATAGTCACTACAGAGCTGAATATTGAAGGGAATCCCATTGACAGTTTTGTAAAACTGGTCGATGAAGTGCGCCCAGCACAGGTAACATTAGTACCAGATGCTCCAGACGCCATTACCTCAAATGCAGGTTGGGACACCATCAAGCACGCTGATTTTCTCAAAGACATGGTCGCACACTTCAAAAGCAATGGCATACGCACCAGTATTTTTGTAGATCCCGTGGAAAAAATGGTGGAAGCTGCAGCACAGACTGGTGTTGATCGTATTGAGTTGTATACTGAGGACTATGCGCGTCAATACAGTACCGACAAAGAAAAAGCTATCGCTCCTTATATAAAGGCTGCACAGGTGGCCACTCAAGTAGGATTGGGCATCAATGCGGGCCATGACTTATCGCTGGAGAACTTAAAATACTTCAGTGAGCAGATTGTTGATTTGAAAGAAGTAAGCATAGGCCACGCATTGATTTCTGAAAGCTTGTACCTGGGTCTTGAGAATGTGGTCAACATGTACAAACACAGACTGGCATGA
- a CDS encoding CBS domain-containing protein: MNIQEYIISDVAPLKMDDDVRQAQKLFQQLTFSHLPVMDNEVYQGCVSETDVYCFEDGQSLRDVKYSLDTFMVKPDTHWLDVLEAFAQHNSNVMPVLDDKNEYLGYYELKDIMQHFSDSPFLYESGAVIVLEKGATDYSFSEIAQIVESNDCKVYGCFVSNYKDHVTEITLKVSPNNINALLQTFRRYSYVVVSAAEDDSYLDALKERSDYLDKYLNI, from the coding sequence ATGAACATTCAGGAGTATATCATAAGCGATGTAGCACCCTTGAAAATGGATGACGATGTGCGCCAGGCGCAGAAGCTCTTCCAGCAGCTCACGTTTTCGCATTTACCTGTCATGGATAATGAAGTTTACCAGGGTTGCGTATCAGAAACTGATGTATACTGTTTTGAAGACGGCCAGTCGTTACGGGACGTCAAATATTCACTGGATACCTTTATGGTAAAACCAGATACGCACTGGCTGGACGTGCTTGAGGCATTTGCGCAGCACAATTCCAATGTGATGCCGGTGCTCGATGACAAAAATGAATATTTGGGTTATTATGAGTTGAAGGATATCATGCAGCATTTTAGCGATTCTCCTTTCTTATATGAATCTGGTGCCGTGATAGTGCTGGAGAAAGGTGCGACAGACTATAGTTTTAGCGAAATCGCCCAGATCGTAGAATCCAATGACTGTAAGGTCTATGGCTGTTTTGTAAGCAACTATAAAGATCATGTCACAGAAATCACCCTTAAAGTGAGCCCCAATAACATCAACGCACTCCTGCAAACCTTTAGACGTTACAGTTATGTAGTGGTAAGTGCAGCAGAAGATGACTCCTATCTGGATGCTCTCAAAGAACGGTCAGATTACCTGGATAAATACCTCAATATTTGA
- a CDS encoding NAD kinase, with protein MKKIAIYGQYLHTGSHKTVSSMVEALLQRSCDVKIESKFAGILNDLEFSKPIDSFEQLDESYDLLISIGGDGTILRAVTYIGRLNIPILGINTGRLGFLATVQQDEVEKVVQRVMDGNYKLSKRSLITAASKHEENHLPPDNFALNEVTVSRMNTTSMIEIETYLNDELLTSYWADGLIVSTPTGSTGYSLSCGGPVISPDTDAFVITPIAPHNLNARPLVIPDNTIIKVKVIGREDEFLASLDNRIASYPDGTQITLQKADFTIDLIELEDQSFIETLRHKLLWGEDKRN; from the coding sequence ATGAAGAAAATCGCCATTTATGGACAATATCTGCATACTGGTTCACACAAAACGGTAAGCAGTATGGTAGAGGCCTTGCTCCAGCGATCCTGCGATGTAAAAATAGAATCAAAATTTGCGGGTATTCTCAACGACTTGGAATTTAGTAAACCCATTGACAGTTTTGAACAGCTGGATGAAAGCTATGACTTGCTCATAAGTATAGGTGGTGATGGGACAATTTTGAGGGCCGTGACCTATATAGGCCGTCTCAACATTCCCATTTTAGGTATTAATACGGGTAGGCTGGGTTTTCTCGCCACGGTACAGCAAGACGAGGTGGAAAAAGTCGTCCAGCGAGTGATGGATGGAAATTATAAGCTGTCCAAAAGGTCTTTGATCACTGCCGCATCAAAACATGAAGAGAACCATTTGCCGCCAGATAATTTTGCACTCAACGAGGTCACGGTAAGCCGCATGAACACGACCTCTATGATCGAGATTGAGACCTACTTGAATGACGAGTTGCTCACTTCGTATTGGGCAGATGGATTGATCGTTTCAACGCCAACTGGGTCTACAGGTTATAGTTTGAGTTGCGGCGGCCCAGTCATTTCTCCAGATACAGATGCTTTTGTCATCACACCTATCGCGCCCCATAATTTAAATGCTAGACCGCTTGTTATTCCTGACAACACCATCATCAAAGTCAAGGTCATAGGTCGTGAAGATGAATTTCTCGCATCACTGGACAATCGCATCGCTTCTTATCCAGACGGCACCCAAATCACCCTACAAAAGGCAGATTTCACCATCGATCTCATAGAGTTGGAGGATCAAAGCTTTATAGAAACGCTACGCCATAAATTGTTATGGGGAGAAGATAAGCGCAACTAG
- a CDS encoding DUF6089 family protein, whose product MRLVLLLIAFFVFAFAKAQTYELGVWAGGSNVIGDVGSTRYVNPSGVAIGGVAKWNRSNRHSFRGSLIYTRLNGDDSKSDDRSRELRGLDYEYNMLEASVGIEYTFWEWELYSGKRHITPYMYSGITAFSYGQEALNSNGQLQQYDRDIEVAIPFILGVKSNITEHLILGVEIGARFTFTDNLDGSKPNGSMEDRTDLQFGNINNNDWYVFSGLTLSYTFGRKPCYCNF is encoded by the coding sequence ATGCGGTTAGTACTATTATTGATTGCTTTTTTTGTTTTCGCTTTCGCGAAAGCGCAGACCTACGAGTTAGGTGTATGGGCTGGTGGTTCAAACGTGATTGGTGATGTTGGGAGTACAAGATACGTGAATCCATCTGGGGTAGCTATAGGTGGCGTGGCAAAATGGAATCGCAGTAATCGCCATAGTTTTAGAGGGTCCTTGATATACACCAGGCTTAACGGTGATGATAGCAAGAGTGATGATCGTTCCAGAGAATTGAGAGGTTTGGATTACGAGTACAATATGTTGGAAGCATCGGTAGGTATAGAATACACATTTTGGGAATGGGAACTGTATTCTGGTAAGCGACACATCACGCCCTATATGTATTCTGGAATCACAGCCTTTAGTTATGGTCAGGAAGCTTTAAATAGTAATGGGCAATTGCAGCAATACGATCGCGATATAGAAGTTGCGATACCCTTCATATTGGGCGTCAAGTCAAATATAACAGAGCACCTCATTTTAGGTGTAGAAATAGGAGCAAGGTTTACCTTTACTGATAATCTGGATGGCAGTAAGCCTAACGGCTCAATGGAAGATCGAACAGATCTTCAATTTGGGAATATAAATAATAACGATTGGTATGTGTTTAGCGGGCTAACCTTGAGCTATACTTTTGGCCGTAAACCTTGTTATTGTAACTTTTAG
- a CDS encoding isoprenyl transferase yields the protein MEEILLDQTKLPEHVAIIMDGNGRWAKNQGLMRVRGHEKGTKAVSQTVKTCAKLGIKYLTLYAFSTENWKRPKLEVDTLMRILVSSLRKELPTLRENGIRLKAVGSLHQLPDKAQKELAEVVELTKDNNKMNLVLALSYGSREELTTAVKLIAKDVVRGDLEVEQIEESTIENYLFTKDMPDVDLLIRTSGEHRISNFLLWQIAYAELYFTNTLWPDFRKKDLMVALKNYQDRERRFGKTSEQL from the coding sequence ATGGAAGAAATTTTACTTGATCAGACTAAATTGCCAGAACACGTCGCCATCATCATGGATGGGAATGGGCGCTGGGCAAAAAATCAGGGTTTGATGCGAGTGCGTGGCCATGAAAAAGGTACGAAAGCCGTAAGCCAGACCGTAAAGACCTGCGCAAAGTTAGGTATCAAATACCTGACACTCTATGCCTTTAGTACAGAAAACTGGAAAAGGCCCAAGCTAGAAGTGGATACTTTAATGAGAATTTTGGTTTCCAGTTTACGCAAGGAATTGCCTACTCTTAGAGAGAATGGCATACGACTTAAGGCAGTAGGGTCATTGCACCAATTGCCGGATAAAGCCCAGAAGGAACTTGCCGAGGTTGTCGAACTTACTAAAGACAATAACAAGATGAATCTCGTCCTTGCTTTAAGCTATGGATCTAGGGAAGAATTGACTACGGCCGTTAAACTAATAGCAAAAGATGTGGTCAGAGGTGATCTAGAAGTTGAACAAATAGAAGAGTCCACCATTGAGAACTATCTATTTACCAAGGACATGCCAGACGTGGATTTATTGATACGTACCAGTGGTGAGCATAGAATCAGTAACTTTTTGCTATGGCAGATAGCCTATGCAGAGCTCTATTTTACAAACACGCTGTGGCCAGATTTTCGTAAAAAGGATTTAATGGTGGCCTTAAAAAATTATCAAGATCGCGAAAGGCGATTCGGTAAAACGAGTGAACAATTATAA
- the bamA gene encoding outer membrane protein assembly factor BamA has translation MTKQLAPKLLLVILLLTSAISFSQRPGDIPIGESTEYILGDITVTGTKSYNENTVVAFTGLRSGDRVYSPGERLSNAITKLWGTKLFSYIRVDAVGITGDPNDDKIDILDIEFVIEEVPTLNTIKIDGLKKNQSKDLLKELNLTKGTKANENLITNTRNFIEKKYQDKGFLYADALVRIRDVEDTLGNNYVDMKIEVDKNEKVKIKSIDFEGNTQLSDKKLRKALKNTKQKNFFRVLKRSKYVEEDYQEDLKNLVETYKENGFRDARVVSDTLTKIDDKTIALDIKVEEGNKYYFGDIKFIGNTVYTDDQLQRLLKVEKGDVYNGVAFDNQISDPTDPDARTLENEYQNNGYLFSRINAVETKVENDTIDFEIRIIEDNVAYFNHISVKGNTRTNDHVIYRSIQSNPGDKYSKAAIINSIRELGQLGFFNAENINPRILNPSQQDGTVDVEYELEEAGASQIELQGGYGGGGFVGTLGLRFNNFSLRNIFNKEAYQPVPQGDGQTLALRAQASTIFRTYSLNFTEPWLGGRKPVSFNVSFSHSEQYRVNAQNFREVDRNQRFLITGATVGLAKRLEWPDPYFQFSQALSFQHYNLKNYQTNLFNFPNGFSNNFAYTLGLTRDNVGVNPIFPTYGSRFALTAKMTLPYSLWNGTDYENLENDPNFQTNGMPDLAKIDQERFRFLEYYKIKFEGTWYTQIYDKLIMQTKSEFGFLGAYNNDRGLVPFERFFVGGDGLGAFSLDGRDIIRMRGYDNSALTTSADGDTVYNKFSLEMRYPITLEQAASIYVLTFAEAAGSYDTFRSYNPFDVERSAGAGLRVFMPAFGLLGIDFGYGFDPAPISNSTDPSGWNVHFIIGQQF, from the coding sequence ATGACAAAACAGTTAGCACCTAAGCTACTTTTAGTAATACTACTTCTCACAAGTGCCATTTCCTTTTCACAAAGACCAGGCGATATTCCCATAGGAGAATCTACGGAATATATTTTGGGAGACATCACAGTCACTGGTACTAAAAGCTATAATGAAAACACTGTTGTTGCTTTTACAGGTCTGCGCAGTGGTGATAGGGTTTATAGTCCTGGTGAGCGATTGAGTAATGCTATAACAAAGCTTTGGGGTACAAAGCTATTTAGTTATATCAGGGTGGATGCTGTTGGTATTACAGGTGATCCTAATGATGACAAAATAGATATACTTGATATAGAGTTTGTGATTGAAGAAGTTCCCACTTTAAATACGATCAAAATTGATGGTCTAAAAAAGAATCAGTCAAAAGACCTTTTAAAAGAACTTAACCTGACGAAAGGGACTAAGGCCAATGAAAACCTGATTACCAACACACGCAACTTTATAGAAAAAAAGTATCAAGACAAGGGATTTTTATACGCAGATGCGCTGGTGCGCATCCGTGATGTTGAAGACACATTAGGGAACAATTACGTCGACATGAAGATCGAGGTAGACAAAAATGAGAAGGTCAAAATCAAGAGCATTGACTTTGAAGGTAACACGCAATTATCTGATAAAAAGTTAAGAAAGGCCTTGAAAAACACAAAGCAGAAAAACTTCTTTCGTGTTTTAAAAAGATCCAAGTATGTAGAAGAAGACTATCAAGAAGATCTCAAAAACTTGGTGGAAACCTATAAGGAAAACGGATTTAGAGATGCGCGAGTAGTAAGTGACACGCTTACTAAAATAGATGATAAAACCATCGCGCTGGACATCAAGGTAGAAGAGGGAAATAAGTACTATTTTGGTGATATCAAATTTATCGGGAACACGGTTTATACTGATGATCAATTGCAGCGGTTGCTCAAAGTTGAAAAAGGTGACGTATATAATGGAGTGGCCTTTGACAACCAGATTTCTGACCCAACAGATCCAGATGCGAGAACCTTAGAAAATGAATATCAAAACAACGGTTACCTTTTCTCACGCATCAATGCTGTTGAAACTAAAGTTGAAAATGATACCATTGATTTTGAAATTCGCATTATTGAAGATAACGTGGCTTACTTCAATCACATTAGCGTTAAAGGAAATACACGTACCAATGACCACGTGATTTACCGTAGCATACAGTCCAATCCTGGCGACAAATACTCAAAAGCAGCTATCATCAACTCCATTCGGGAATTGGGACAGCTAGGCTTTTTTAATGCAGAAAATATCAATCCACGTATATTGAATCCATCGCAACAAGATGGTACCGTAGATGTGGAGTATGAGCTTGAAGAAGCTGGTGCCAGCCAGATTGAATTACAAGGTGGTTATGGTGGCGGTGGTTTTGTGGGAACTCTAGGTTTGAGGTTCAACAATTTCTCGCTACGCAATATTTTCAATAAAGAAGCATATCAACCGGTACCACAAGGTGATGGACAGACACTTGCCTTGAGAGCACAGGCAAGTACCATTTTCCGTACGTACTCCTTGAATTTTACAGAGCCATGGTTAGGTGGTAGAAAACCTGTTTCCTTCAACGTTTCTTTCTCGCATAGTGAGCAGTATAGAGTAAATGCCCAAAACTTTAGAGAGGTAGATAGAAACCAGCGTTTCCTGATTACTGGAGCAACGGTTGGACTAGCTAAAAGGCTGGAGTGGCCAGATCCATACTTCCAGTTTTCACAAGCGCTGTCCTTCCAGCACTATAACTTGAAAAACTACCAGACCAATCTATTTAATTTCCCTAATGGTTTCTCAAACAACTTTGCTTATACCTTAGGTCTTACTAGAGATAATGTAGGTGTCAACCCCATTTTCCCTACGTATGGTTCGCGTTTTGCCCTTACGGCCAAAATGACCTTGCCTTACTCCTTATGGAATGGTACAGATTATGAGAACCTAGAAAATGATCCTAACTTCCAGACGAATGGAATGCCAGATCTTGCCAAAATCGATCAGGAACGCTTCCGTTTCTTGGAATACTACAAGATCAAGTTTGAAGGAACTTGGTACACGCAGATTTATGACAAGTTAATTATGCAGACTAAGTCAGAATTTGGATTTTTGGGAGCATACAACAACGATCGTGGTCTAGTTCCATTTGAGAGATTCTTTGTAGGTGGTGATGGATTGGGAGCTTTCTCATTAGACGGTCGCGATATTATTAGAATGCGTGGTTATGACAACAGTGCGTTGACCACCAGTGCAGATGGTGATACCGTGTATAACAAATTCTCTTTAGAGATGCGTTATCCCATCACGCTAGAGCAGGCGGCATCTATTTATGTGTTGACGTTTGCAGAGGCTGCTGGATCCTACGATACTTTTAGGAGTTATAATCCGTTTGATGTAGAGCGATCTGCAGGTGCAGGTCTTAGAGTATTTATGCCAGCCTTTGGTTTGTTGGGTATTGACTTCGGTTATGGATTTGATCCAGCGCCTATTTCAAACAGTACAGATCCTAGTGGCTGGAATGTTCACTTTATAATCGGGCAACAATTTTAG
- a CDS encoding OmpH family outer membrane protein — protein sequence MRIKNYLLLSMMVLCFAFAKAQRGIRVGYVDMEYILESVPEYQKASEQLEQRMQGWKTEIEKMESEIAQMETSLKNERVLLTKELIEEREEEIGIKRQALNDYQQKRFGAQGDFIKQKQQLIQPVQDQVFNEMQKIGEQKKYDMILERSETTMLYSDDRHDLSDDVLRAIGRTGKKADREERNQSRNTPVEDVKDEPYMSVQEAADRQEKVAAKEAIIDEKQAARAAKLRFRDSVKEARAREYQERKEASIKERQRRKDSVLAARKADKEKKENNNPPDNK from the coding sequence ATGAGAATCAAGAATTACCTTTTACTGTCAATGATGGTTTTATGTTTCGCTTTCGCGAAAGCGCAAAGAGGCATAAGAGTTGGTTACGTTGATATGGAGTACATCTTAGAAAGCGTTCCAGAATACCAGAAAGCGTCAGAGCAATTAGAGCAGCGCATGCAAGGATGGAAGACCGAAATCGAAAAGATGGAGTCTGAAATTGCCCAAATGGAGACTTCTCTCAAGAACGAACGCGTTTTGCTTACTAAGGAATTGATAGAGGAGCGTGAAGAAGAAATAGGCATCAAGCGACAAGCCCTAAATGATTACCAGCAAAAAAGATTTGGCGCGCAAGGTGATTTCATCAAGCAAAAACAACAGTTGATTCAACCAGTCCAAGATCAGGTATTCAACGAGATGCAAAAGATAGGTGAGCAAAAGAAGTATGACATGATCCTTGAGCGATCAGAGACTACCATGCTTTACAGCGATGACCGTCATGATTTGAGTGATGATGTATTAAGAGCCATAGGTCGTACCGGCAAGAAGGCAGATCGTGAAGAAAGAAATCAGTCCAGAAATACTCCAGTTGAGGATGTCAAGGACGAGCCGTATATGTCAGTACAAGAAGCTGCAGATCGTCAGGAAAAAGTAGCTGCAAAAGAGGCGATCATTGATGAGAAGCAAGCCGCCAGAGCAGCAAAATTAAGATTTAGAGACAGCGTAAAAGAAGCTAGAGCAAGAGAATACCAAGAACGTAAAGAGGCAAGTATCAAAGAGCGACAACGTAGAAAAGACAGTGTTCTTGCCGCTCGCAAAGCAGATAAAGAAAAGAAGGAAAATAACAATCCTCCAGACAATAAATAA